In one Dermochelys coriacea isolate rDerCor1 chromosome 20, rDerCor1.pri.v4, whole genome shotgun sequence genomic region, the following are encoded:
- the LOC122458331 gene encoding maestro heat-like repeat-containing protein family member 2A gives MILNVMISMLELVKDSRMRQAFCGVLEKCSRAVNVYFTNWEKCPFPRMSESQFCDKILPLYCHVTSNWLTCEELELKRAIIKALGPMMSILLHKKEQQNQIFKEISWLLEQYKEEIDVFHVTQSLSQVLEVSGEYKIPLPKGKFQAICSALHNQICSPAKQLSIENHKELFHCVLLLTRSSPDELLAFLHEQLEIKHEAVRVVSLDLLRAIVGADLQLPIPQGLLVRLLVVASSPYEREGHGCAALQLLKALHQNIHAAVGEMWVVKIPSLLQFIEVPKNISGDDRRQCLEQPDDP, from the exons ATGATCCTGAACGTCATGATCTCCATGTTGGAGTTAGTCAAGGACAGCAGGATGAGACAAGCATTTTGTGGTG TTCTGGAAAAATGCTCAAGGGCAGTAAATGTATATTTTACGAACTGGGAAAAGTGCCCATTCCCCAGAATGAGTGAATCACAATTCTGCGATAAAATTCTTCCCTTATATTGTCATGTGACCAGCAACTGGCTGACCTGTGAGGAGCTGGAG CTCAAGCGGGCCATCATCAAAGCTCTTGGTCCCATGATGAGCATCCTGCTACACAAAAAGGAGCAGCAAAATCAGATATTTAAAGAGATCTCATGGCTCCTTGAGCAATATAAGGAGGAAATTGATGTTTTTCACGTCACCCAG AGTCTGAGCCAGGTCTTGGAGGTCTCTGGTGAATATAAGATCCCTCTACCTAAAGGGAAGTTTCAAGCCATCTGCAGTGCTCTGCACAACCAG ATCTGTTCTCCAGCTAAGCAGCTCAGCATAGAAAACCACAAAGAGTTGTTCCATTGTGTACTTCTGCTAA CCCGTTCTTCTCCGGATGAACTGCTAGCATTTCTACACGAGCAGCTGGAGATTAAGCATGAGGCTGTTCGTGTGGTGTCTTTAGATCTCCTGAGAGCTATTGTTGGTGCTGACT TGCAACTCCCTATACCCCAGGGGCTGCTGGTGCGACTCCTG GTAGTAGCCTCATCCCCTTATGAAAGAGAAGGACATGGATGTGCTGCCTTGCAGTTACTAAAGGCTCTGCACCAAAATATCCATGCAGCAGTGGGTGAGATGTGGGTAGTAAAGATCCCATCCCTGCTGCAGTTCATTGAAG TTCCTAAGAACATCTCTGGAGATGATAGACGacagtgcctggagcagccagATGACCCTTGA